A single window of Camelus ferus isolate YT-003-E chromosome 7, BCGSAC_Cfer_1.0, whole genome shotgun sequence DNA harbors:
- the PEG10 gene encoding retrotransposon-derived protein PEG10 isoform 2 (isoform 2 is encoded by transcript variant 1) has product MRNKKLLKTKRRKGGRGGQDPGLHPHRSEATPGRSPPTPNLTLGPDCPPPPPPPPPNGPSSSSSSSSSSTSSAASCSGQRGQYIPNLAERRRDDLSEEINNLREKVMKQSEENNNLQNQVQKLTEENTSLREQVEPAPEDEEDDIELCGAAAAAAPATPIEEECPDDLPEKFDGNPDMLVPFMSQCQLFMEKSTRDFSVDRVRVCFVTSMMTGRAARWASAKLERSHYLMHNYPAFMTEMKHVFEDPQRREAAKRKIRRLRQGMGSVIDYSNAFQMIAQDLDWNEPALIDQYHEGLSDHIQAELSRLEVAKSLPALIGQCIHIERRLARAAAARKPRSPPRALVMPHVSSHHQVDPTEPVGGARMRLTQEEKERRRKLNLCLYCGNGGHYADNCPAKASKASPAGNSPAPL; this is encoded by the exons ATGCG aaacaaaaagcttCTGAAAACCAAACGCCGAAAGGGTGGAAGAGGAGGCCAAGATCCAGGCCTCCATCCCCACAGGAGTGAAGCTACACCTGGGaggtctcctcccaccccaaatcTCACCCTGGGGCCCGactgcccacctcctcctcctcctcctccccccaacggtccctcctcctcctcctcctcctcctcctcctccacctcctccgcCGCCTCCTGCAGCGGCCAAAGGGGCCAGTACATCCCCAACCTGGCAGAACGAAGACGGGACGATCTCTCTGAAGAGATCAACAACCTCAGAGAAAAGGTCATGAAGCAGTCTGAGGAGAACAACAACCTGCAGAACCAGGTGCAGAAACTCACAGAGGAGAACACCTCCCTCCGTGAGCAAGTGGAGCCCGCCCCCGAGGACGAGGAAGACGACATTGAGCTCTGTGGTGCTGCAGCCGCTGCTGCCCCAGCCACTCCGATCGAGGAAGAGTGCCCAGATGACCTTCCCGAGAAGTTTGACGGCAACCCAGACATGCTGGTTCCTTTCATGTCCCAGTGCCAGCTCTTCATGGAAAAGAGCACCAGAGATTTCTCAGTTGATCGCGTCCGTGTCTGCTTTGTGACAAGCATGATGACCGGCCGTGCTGCCCGCTGGGCCTCCGCCAAGCTTGAGCGATCCCACTACCTGATGCACAACTACCCAGCCTTCATGACTGAAATGAAGCATGTCTTTGAAGACCCTCAGCGGCGCGAGGCTGCCAAACGCAAGATCAGACGTCTGCGCCAAGGCATGGGGTCAGTCATCGACTACTCCAACGCTTTCCAGATGATTGCACAGGACCTGGATTGGAACGAGCCGGCACTGATTGACCAGTACCACGAGGGCCTCAGCGACCACATTCAGGCGGAGCTGTCACGCCTTGAAGTTGCCAAGTCACTGCCCGCCCTGATCGGCCAGTGCATCCACATCGAGAGAAGGCTGGCCAGGGCAGCTGCCGCCCGCAAGCCGCGCTCTCCGCCACGTGCACTGGTGATGCCTCATGTCAGCAGCCACCACCAGGTAGATCCTACCGAGCCCGTGGGAGGTGCCCGCATGCGCCTgacccaggaagaaaaagaaagacgcAGAAAGCTGAACCTGTGCCTCTACTGTGGGAATGGAGGTCACTACGCCGACAACTGTCCTGCCAAGGCCTCGAAGGCTTCGCCGGCGGGAAACTCCCCGGCCCCGCTGTAG
- the PEG10 gene encoding retrotransposon-derived protein PEG10 isoform 1 (protein translation is dependent on -1 ribosomal frameshift; isoform 1 is encoded by transcript variant 1), whose product MRNKKLLKTKRRKGGRGGQDPGLHPHRSEATPGRSPPTPNLTLGPDCPPPPPPPPPNGPSSSSSSSSSSTSSAASCSGQRGQYIPNLAERRRDDLSEEINNLREKVMKQSEENNNLQNQVQKLTEENTSLREQVEPAPEDEEDDIELCGAAAAAAPATPIEEECPDDLPEKFDGNPDMLVPFMSQCQLFMEKSTRDFSVDRVRVCFVTSMMTGRAARWASAKLERSHYLMHNYPAFMTEMKHVFEDPQRREAAKRKIRRLRQGMGSVIDYSNAFQMIAQDLDWNEPALIDQYHEGLSDHIQAELSRLEVAKSLPALIGQCIHIERRLARAAAARKPRSPPRALVMPHVSSHHQVDPTEPVGGARMRLTQEEKERRRKLNLCLYCGNGGHYADNCPAKASKASPAGKLPGPAVEGPSATGPELIRSPQDDASSPHLQVMLQIHLPGRHTLFVRAMIDSGASGNFIDHEYVAQNGIPLRVKDWPILVEAIDGRPIASGPVVHETHDLIVDLGDHREVLSFDVTQSPFFPIVLGVRWLSTHDPNITWSTRSIVFDSEYCRYHCRMYSPIPPPLPPPAQPSFYYPVEGYRVYQPVRYYYVQNVYTPVDENVYPDHRLVDPNIEMIPGAHSIPSGHVYSLSESEMAALRDFVARNVKDGLITPTIAPNGAQVLQVKRGWKLQVSYDCRAPNNFTIQNQYPRLSIPNLEDQAHLATYTEYVPQIPGYPTYPAYATYPTYPVGFAWYPVGRDGHGRSLYVPVMITWNPHWYRQPPVPQYPPPQPPPPPPPPPPPPSYSTL is encoded by the exons ATGCG aaacaaaaagcttCTGAAAACCAAACGCCGAAAGGGTGGAAGAGGAGGCCAAGATCCAGGCCTCCATCCCCACAGGAGTGAAGCTACACCTGGGaggtctcctcccaccccaaatcTCACCCTGGGGCCCGactgcccacctcctcctcctcctcctccccccaacggtccctcctcctcctcctcctcctcctcctcctccacctcctccgcCGCCTCCTGCAGCGGCCAAAGGGGCCAGTACATCCCCAACCTGGCAGAACGAAGACGGGACGATCTCTCTGAAGAGATCAACAACCTCAGAGAAAAGGTCATGAAGCAGTCTGAGGAGAACAACAACCTGCAGAACCAGGTGCAGAAACTCACAGAGGAGAACACCTCCCTCCGTGAGCAAGTGGAGCCCGCCCCCGAGGACGAGGAAGACGACATTGAGCTCTGTGGTGCTGCAGCCGCTGCTGCCCCAGCCACTCCGATCGAGGAAGAGTGCCCAGATGACCTTCCCGAGAAGTTTGACGGCAACCCAGACATGCTGGTTCCTTTCATGTCCCAGTGCCAGCTCTTCATGGAAAAGAGCACCAGAGATTTCTCAGTTGATCGCGTCCGTGTCTGCTTTGTGACAAGCATGATGACCGGCCGTGCTGCCCGCTGGGCCTCCGCCAAGCTTGAGCGATCCCACTACCTGATGCACAACTACCCAGCCTTCATGACTGAAATGAAGCATGTCTTTGAAGACCCTCAGCGGCGCGAGGCTGCCAAACGCAAGATCAGACGTCTGCGCCAAGGCATGGGGTCAGTCATCGACTACTCCAACGCTTTCCAGATGATTGCACAGGACCTGGATTGGAACGAGCCGGCACTGATTGACCAGTACCACGAGGGCCTCAGCGACCACATTCAGGCGGAGCTGTCACGCCTTGAAGTTGCCAAGTCACTGCCCGCCCTGATCGGCCAGTGCATCCACATCGAGAGAAGGCTGGCCAGGGCAGCTGCCGCCCGCAAGCCGCGCTCTCCGCCACGTGCACTGGTGATGCCTCATGTCAGCAGCCACCACCAGGTAGATCCTACCGAGCCCGTGGGAGGTGCCCGCATGCGCCTgacccaggaagaaaaagaaagacgcAGAAAGCTGAACCTGTGCCTCTACTGTGGGAATGGAGGTCACTACGCCGACAACTGTCCTGCCAAGGCCTCGAAGGCTTCGCCGGCGGGA AAACTCCCCGGCCCCGCTGTAGAGGGACCTTCAGCGACCGGGCCGGAATTAATAAGGTCCCCACAAGATGATGCTTCATCTCCACACTTGCAAGTGATGCTCCAGATTCATCTTCCGGGCAGACACACCCTGTTCGTCCGAGCTATGATCGATTCTGGTGCTTCTGGCAACTTCATTGATCACGAATACGTTGCCCAGAATGGCATTCCTCTGCGAGTCAAGGACTGGCCAATACTTGTAGAAGCGATCGATGGACGTCCCATAGCATCGGGACCCGTTGTCCATGAAACACACGACCTGATAGTCGACTTGGGAGATCACCGTGAAGTGCTGTCATTTGATGTGACTCAGTCTCCATTCTTCCCCATCGTCCTTGGGGTGCGTTGGCTGAGCACACACGATCCCAATATCACGTGGAGCACCCGATCGATCGTCTTCGATTCCGAATATTGCCGATACCACTGCCGGATGTATTCTCCAATACCACCACCGCTCCCACCACCAGCACAACCTTCATTCTATTACCCAGTAGAAGGATACAGAGTTTACCAACCAGTGAGGTATTACTACGTCCAGAATGTGTACACTCCAGTAGATGAAAATGTCTACCCAGACCACCGCCTGGTTGACCCGAACATAGAAATGATCCCTGGAGCACACAGTATTCCCAGCGGACATGTGTATTCACTGTCGGAATCAGAGATGGCAGCTCTGCGAGATTTTGTGGCCAGAAACGTAAAAGATGGGCTGATTACTCCAACAATCGCACCAAACGGAGCCCAAGTTCTCCAAGTGAAAAGGGGATGGAAACTGCAAGTTTCTTACGACTGCCGAGCTCCCAACAATTTCACCATCCAGAATCAGTACCCTCGACTCTCTATTCCAAATTTAGAAGACCAAGCTCACCTGGCGACGTACACTGAGTATGTACCTCAAATACCAGGATATCCGACCTACCCTGCGTATGCCACGTACCCAACCTACCCAGTAGGATTCGCCTGGTACCCTGTGGGGCGAGATGGACATGGACGATCGCTCTATGTCCCCGTGAT